AGAGCGTCGACCACGACAATATAAGGAAGAACTGATATGAACGATATTACCCAAAGCAGACAGGTTGCGGCCGCCCCCGACAAGGTCCGCAGCCTCCCGGGCCACGCCACTGTCGGCACCAATGATCTGAATGCCGCGTCGGTATTCTACGACAAGCTTCTGGCCGTGTTCGGGATCGGACGAGTCCTCGTCCAGCCCAACCGGGCCATCTACTACGGTCATCGCACGCTCGAATTCGGCATCATCAAGCCGTTCGATGGCCGCCCTGCCACCGTCGGCAACGGTGGAATGATTGCTTTCGAAGCTCCGTCCCGTTCAAAGGTTGACGAAGCCCATGCAACGGCATTGGCGGCGGGTGGCTCGGACGAAGGAGCTCCTGGTCCGCGTGGCGAGAACGGTACGGGTCCTTACTGCGCCTATTTTCGCGATCCCGAAGGCAACAAGTTTCTGGTCTTTCGTTCCGGAGCGGACGAGGCCTGACATTTTCGGCA
The nucleotide sequence above comes from Rhizobium indicum. Encoded proteins:
- a CDS encoding VOC family protein is translated as MNDITQSRQVAAAPDKVRSLPGHATVGTNDLNAASVFYDKLLAVFGIGRVLVQPNRAIYYGHRTLEFGIIKPFDGRPATVGNGGMIAFEAPSRSKVDEAHATALAAGGSDEGAPGPRGENGTGPYCAYFRDPEGNKFLVFRSGADEA